A window of the Helianthus annuus cultivar XRQ/B chromosome 4, HanXRQr2.0-SUNRISE, whole genome shotgun sequence genome harbors these coding sequences:
- the LOC110937824 gene encoding uric acid degradation bifunctional protein TTL isoform X1: MSLVFSKNDFISCCGSTKFAEEMVADGPFATYDEAVVAAKNIWFNRVDVNGWLEAFAAHPQIGQNLSSSAHNSSTSAQWSKGEQSTALATATDSSLQELYEWNSRYKQKFGFVFLICASGRSTPEILSELKRRFSNRPIVEFENAAEEQMKITELRLHKLFSNVTQAQSTASGVTKAEEGRMNILGGHITAPPVTTRVRPPITTHILDVARGCPAAGIEVQLEMYNAKQPGPVFGESDKDKWILQGSSTTDKDGRSGQLMKIVNDLSPGVYRISFNTGKYNPDGFFPFVSIVFKVKESQKMEHFHVPLLLSPFSFSTYRGS; this comes from the exons ATGTCTCTAGTGTTCAGCAAAAATGATTTCATTTCTTGCTGTGGAAGCACCAAATTTGCAGAAGAAATGGTCGCCGATGGACCCTTTGCTACATACGACGAAGCTGTTGTTGCAGCCAAGAACATCTGGTTCAATAGG GTTGATGTAAATGGTTGGCTTGAAGCATTCGCTGCTCATCCCCAAATTGGACAAAATTTATCTTCATCTGCTCACAACAGTTCCACAAGTGCTCA ATGGAGTAAAGGCGAGCAGTCCACTGCTCTTGCCACTGCAACCGATTCTAGCCTACAA GAGTTATACGAGTGGAATTCTCGATATAAGCAAAAGTTTGGATTTGTTTTCCTGATATGTGCATCTGGAAGAAGTACTCCTGAAATTCTATCTGAGTTGAAG AGACGGTTTTCAAACAGGCCAATTGTCGAATTTGAGAATGCAGCCGAAGAACAAATGAAAATAACTGAATTACGTCTTCATAAGCTTTTCTCAAATGTAACTCAGGCTCAATCCACTGCAAGCGGTGTCACTAAAGCAGAAG AAGGTCGGATGAACATTTTGGGAGGGCATATAACCGCTCCACCCGTAACTACACGGGTTCGCCCGCCCATCACAACCCATATACTAGATGTAGCCCGCGGCTGTCCTGCAGCCGGGATCGAAGTCCAGTTAGAAATGTATAACGCCAAACAGCCCGGCCCAGTGTTTGGTGAGTCGGATAAAGACAAGTGGATATTACAAGGCTCATCAACTACGGATAAAGACGGAAGAAGCGGTCAGCTGATGAAAATAGTCAATGATTTGAGCCCCGGTGTATACCGTATCAGTTTCAACACAGGCAAATACAACCCGGATGGCTTCTTCCCGTTTGTCTCCATTGTGTTTAAGGTTAAAGAGTCACAAAAAATGGAACATTTTCATGTTCCTTTGTTGTTGTCGCCTTTTTCGTTCTCGACCTACAGGGGCAGCTAG
- the LOC110937824 gene encoding uric acid degradation bifunctional protein TTL isoform X2 encodes MSLVFSKNDFISCCGSTKFAEEMVADGPFATYDEAVVAAKNIWFNRVDVNGWLEAFAAHPQIGQNLSSSAHNSSTSAQWSKGEQSTALATATDSSLQELYEWNSRYKQKFGFVFLICASGRSTPEILSELKRRFSNRPIVEFENAAEEQMKITELRLHKLFSNVTQAQSTASGVTKAEGRMNILGGHITAPPVTTRVRPPITTHILDVARGCPAAGIEVQLEMYNAKQPGPVFGESDKDKWILQGSSTTDKDGRSGQLMKIVNDLSPGVYRISFNTGKYNPDGFFPFVSIVFKVKESQKMEHFHVPLLLSPFSFSTYRGS; translated from the exons ATGTCTCTAGTGTTCAGCAAAAATGATTTCATTTCTTGCTGTGGAAGCACCAAATTTGCAGAAGAAATGGTCGCCGATGGACCCTTTGCTACATACGACGAAGCTGTTGTTGCAGCCAAGAACATCTGGTTCAATAGG GTTGATGTAAATGGTTGGCTTGAAGCATTCGCTGCTCATCCCCAAATTGGACAAAATTTATCTTCATCTGCTCACAACAGTTCCACAAGTGCTCA ATGGAGTAAAGGCGAGCAGTCCACTGCTCTTGCCACTGCAACCGATTCTAGCCTACAA GAGTTATACGAGTGGAATTCTCGATATAAGCAAAAGTTTGGATTTGTTTTCCTGATATGTGCATCTGGAAGAAGTACTCCTGAAATTCTATCTGAGTTGAAG AGACGGTTTTCAAACAGGCCAATTGTCGAATTTGAGAATGCAGCCGAAGAACAAATGAAAATAACTGAATTACGTCTTCATAAGCTTTTCTCAAATGTAACTCAGGCTCAATCCACTGCAAGCGGTGTCACTAAAGCAGAAG GTCGGATGAACATTTTGGGAGGGCATATAACCGCTCCACCCGTAACTACACGGGTTCGCCCGCCCATCACAACCCATATACTAGATGTAGCCCGCGGCTGTCCTGCAGCCGGGATCGAAGTCCAGTTAGAAATGTATAACGCCAAACAGCCCGGCCCAGTGTTTGGTGAGTCGGATAAAGACAAGTGGATATTACAAGGCTCATCAACTACGGATAAAGACGGAAGAAGCGGTCAGCTGATGAAAATAGTCAATGATTTGAGCCCCGGTGTATACCGTATCAGTTTCAACACAGGCAAATACAACCCGGATGGCTTCTTCCCGTTTGTCTCCATTGTGTTTAAGGTTAAAGAGTCACAAAAAATGGAACATTTTCATGTTCCTTTGTTGTTGTCGCCTTTTTCGTTCTCGACCTACAGGGGCAGCTAG
- the LOC110937823 gene encoding 3-hydroxyisobutyryl-CoA hydrolase 1, giving the protein MAPTNLVLINESSNVRIITLNRPKQLNALNLEMVSRLLEVFHAYEEDPNVKLIIMKGEGRAFCAGGDVATVVNDINKGSWKIGANFFSKEFTMNYLMATYTKPQVSLLRGIVMGGGAGASIHGRFRVVTDNTVFAMPETALGLFPDVGASYYLSRLPGFFGEYVGLTGARLDGAEMLACGLATHFVPLEKLSLLEDALCKANTGDPKSISDIIDEFSNKNPKLKENSQYFRLKTIDRCFSLRTVEEIISALEKEADKNMDDWISWTIKSLKNASPTSLKISLRSIREGRLQGVGQCLIREYRMVCTVMQGKYSKDFFEGCRALLLDKDKNPKWKPSKLELVSKDMVDHYFTALDDKDWEDLKLPARSKSNLPSYAISKL; this is encoded by the exons ATGGCGCCAACAAATCTG GTATTGATAAACGAGAGCTCAAATGTAAGGATCATCACATTGAACAGGCCTAAGCAACTAAACGCGCTTAACTTAGAAATG GTATCCCGTCTCTTGGAAGTTTTCCATGCATACGAGGAGGATCCAAACGTCAAGCTGATTATCATGAAG GGTGAAGGAAGAGCCTTTTGTGCTGGCGGCGATGTTGCAACTGTTgttaatgatattaataaag GTAGCTGGAAAATAGGAGCAAATTTTTTCTCAAAAGAATTTACGATGAATTATTTGATGGCAACTTACACCAAACCCCAG GTATCACTTCTTCGAGGAATTGTAATGGGAGGTGGTGCAGGCGCTTCAATACACGGTAGATTCCGAGTTGTTACCGATAATACG GTTTTTGCAATGCCGGAGACTGCATTGGGGTTATTCCCAGATGTAGGTGCCTCTTATTACTTATCAAGACTACCCGGATTCTTTG GAGAATATGTTGGTCTTACGGGTGCTAGGTTGGATGGTGCCGAAATGCTTGCATGTGGTCTTGCAACCCACTTTGTCCCGTTAGAG AAATTATCCTTATTAGAAGACGCATTATGCAAAGCTAATACGGGCGATCCAAAATCGATCAGCGATATTATAGACGAGTTCTCAAACAAAAATCCTAAGTTGAAAGAAAACAGTCAATATTTTCG ATTGAAAACAATTGATAGGTGTTTCTCTCTGAGAACCGTTGAAGAAATTATCTCCGCACTT GAGAAAGAAGCTGATAAAAACATGGATGACTGGATCTCGTGGACTATCAAGTCGTTAAAGAACGCATCACCAACAAGTCTAAAAATTTCTCTTCGCTCT ATTAGAGAAGGGAGACTTCAAGGCGTTGGTCAGTGTCTTATCCGTGAATACCGTATGGTTTGTACCGTCATGCAAGGAAAATATAGCAAGGATTTCTTTGAG GGATGTAGAGCTTTGTTGCTTGACAAAGATAAAAATCCAAAG TGGAAGCCTTCAAAACTAGAGTTAGTGAGCAAGGATATGGTTGACCATTACTTTACAGCATTAGATGATAAAGATTGGGAAGATCTCAAACTCCCTGCTAGGTCAAAGTCAAACCTGCCTTCATATGCCATTTCTAAGCTCTGA